ataataataatactaattataactttaacgataataacgatagtaataaaaaaataacaatttttaatgataaatcccttttatcgataaagataataataatgataataataagataaaactagaacgacgataaaaacgacgataataataatcattttttaaaaatatcaaaaattcaattgattataacttctaatccgttcatcgaaaccattcgatatctaaaggaaaagttcttaatttttcgctagctttccaaggacatgtatatcttatactttatctcaatcgcaagtgtaactaattcaagattcaacctaacctgtctaagggcaatatcaaaagtacaagcatgcataatcctaaatactcgagcactagtcagggatacactattagtatgtaaaagttaaattatgagtactcacgtatcaatattgagattcaatattgcaggaaatgtacgtagacgcaaaatgataaacactatattgacctcacgagcatacccatgaaccatactcaatcacctccatagctataacccataatttccttaatcctatcctactcgaaaaacaatttcgaaatcactcggacagcactccgtcgtaatattttatgtatactaataatatcttgaaataatacggagtaaatatatatatgtaaatcgattgagagagtttagagaaaaatattttcaagtttctatgaaataatgaaacctattgaattctatttataatagatttttgaattattaaagtgaattattaaagtatgaattattaaagtgaattattaaagtatgaattattaaagtgaattattaaagtatgaattattaaagtgaattattaaagtatgaattattaaagtgaattattaaagtatgaattattaaagtgaattattaaagttaaagtaaagtaaaaataaagtaaaggtaaagtttaagtatagtaaaagtataaaactatgtacgtataatatgcgtataaatatatataatattaatttaaatcgttatatatatttaataaaataaaatataaatatcgttatctttatcatactagttaagtaatgagttgtcaaaagtggttctagatatttataaaagttatatacgttttaataataaagttctttttaaactgaaaacgtttttgtacgtttgaaactaaatagatcaatcgagtctttatgagattcaatcttccactatcctttgtctagttctcaatgattgacaatttgttcttatttataaatcactttaccattttccgaatattgttaaaatggaaagatttctcaaatcaacgtgggcctttcaacagagacttgtaatcataattcaatatatctgataattcaatcatttgatcttatcttctaattccattgataaacattttgaaacagatacaatcatataaagtatttaatctaatattttgtttacgtttcaagttataatatatatacacatatacatatataatcatattcgtttaatggttcgtgaatcgttggaacttggtcgaggttgaatgaatgtatgaacatagtttaaaattcttgaaatttaacttaacaaatattgcttatcgtgtcggaaacatataaagattaaagtttaaatttggttggaaatttccgggttgtcacaggagatgtctcgagtaccgtatgcatcagcagtgggaagtttagtgttcgcaatgatatgtacaagatcagacattgcacatgcagtgggagtagttagtcggtacatggcgaatcctggtaaagagcattggaatgcggtaaagaggatccttaaatacatcaagggaaccttagatgttgcattatgttatggggaaccgaaatttattgtcaaagggtatgttgattcagattatacaggtgatatcgataaaagtaaatctaccactgcatatgttttcacactttgtggtggaatagtaagctgggtttcaaaactgcagtcagttgtggcgacgtcaacaacagaggcataatatgtagcagctactcaagctactaaagaggcagtatggttgaaaatgttgttggaggaactcgggcacaaacaaaagtatatcactctattttgtgacaaccagagtgccttgcatcttgcaaggaatccaaCATTTCATTCAAaaacaaagcatatacgagttcagtatcacttcgttcgtgagaaagtggaagaaggaaccgtggatgtgcagaaaattcatactgataataatgtggctgattttctaacaaagtcaatcaaccgtgacaagtttatttggtgccgttcctcatgcggcctagcagaaACGTAAGCAatatcattggcaaggaaggattatcgtgtgaagtttaattgagcttcaatcgaatcttcaagtgggagattgttgaaatgGAAAAGTAAATGGTTGGTGGATGGTAGTTGCCTACCATGGAAGACTTTCTTGTTTTCATACTTCACCAACCACATTTGTAGTACTATAAATATGGCAGCACTCATGCATGTTTACTCGTACCATATTCTTTCTTTCTTCCTTGTATTCTAATAGTttaaatagagagtttgtgagtaatctcctaattacaagagatataaagattaatgtttatccttttaattagagagaagtgtaattcctattattcatattagtgaaacatttctttccttgcccgtggtttttaccctattggggttttccatgttaaatctcggtgtcctattattgtcgttatttcaattattactagcggtttgctataattcggtgtcgcttttctcaacaatATCCTTATATAAATGTTCTGTTTCTCAAAAGTATCGTACATCAACAGCCAAGAATAAACTAAATCTAGTATTAGAACACTAAAACTGGCACCCCAAAAACTTTTTGCAAAGGTTGGTCTCGAAGCGTTCAACACAACGAATGAACGTTTATTAGGCGAGAAAGAAAAGTCTCCTCCTATTATGCAACAATCTTGCCACTATCAGTATGTACCTCAACATCCTATTGTTCATCCATAGTGACATAACCGATGCAAGTCTTACATAAATAACCATTGAAAATCAAAACTAGAGACATGAATAATGGTGATCGGATAAATCGGTAGATATCATGTAAAGGAGTCTTGTGGAGTCCCATCAAGTTGCGAGTGATGTTCCGGCCAAATCTCGAATCGTCGAACGGACACTATGCAGTTGAGACTCAATTTGAGCAAAATGTTCATCAATTTCAGCTAATTGATTCTTAGAAAGCTGGTTCTTTTGGACATAGTCCTCAATAATTTTCTTTGTCACTTCAACTTCCTCGTGATCCACAATCCTAGCCATTAAAATTTTACATATCCCCCcataattcttcttcttcttcttcttcttcctagaTACCgggttttcttcttctacttcagaAATATCATCATAAtgaacatcattatcatcatcatcaggaAGTTCATCTATACCTGGAGTAAAACGGGTAACGTTTTTGCCAAACACAGACACAGAAATAATCTTTGCCTTGCGATACTGTCCACAAGTAATCAAGCCACAATATAGCTTATCGTTACCAACAGTTTGAACATCGTATTCGAACAAGCCCAAGTGACGGGCTATTAGGGATACAAAATGCCCCCCACAAATAATTCTTTGACCGTCTCCCCCAGTGGTGACGGCAAAATGTTTCAAATAGTAGGCCACACAATAAGGAATGTTGACCTGAGTTTTAGACCGTATTTGTTCCATGTACCATAGGTCAGACAAGTAGACCTTGTCCAAGTCCTTCGTCCGATGGAAAATACAACGAGCCAATAACATGTGGATCAAACGGaactcaacatcatcatcatcatccatatctATAGACATAAAATCAACATCACCATTATGGTGGGACCAAGAGGAGGAGGAACTAAACTTTTTCCAAACATTAATTGCATCAAAACCATCATTAATCGCATCAGAAACCCGAGTACCTGAcattatgtaatctctaacgtgCTGCTCACGCAGGTCTTCCGGGTAGTATATCGTTAAGCACATTGTAAAATCCTCCAAAGACATTTGGTGGGGTCTACCACCCAATTTAAATGTCATGAACTCCTTATCATTCATGTCTTCCAGATTTTCTTTTAATTTAAAGCTCGAATGGAACTCGTGACAAAGTTCATGAGAAACAGGCGCATCCGAAAAAACCAAATTCATCCATTCATCAAATTCATTATCAGTACCATCTCCATTTGCATTTGGTTGTAAGTAGTATTGTTGTTTCAATATGTTATCTACTTTATCGTATAACCCAGCGCTCATCAATAAATCAATGTCCACTCTCCAATGCAGAGGACACTCAGGTGGTAGTGATTTGGCGGAGTCAAACCCCAACTTTGACTCAGAGAggatcgaagaagaagaagaagattctTCCGGAATCATCATACTCTTGCTTTTCGCTGTTATGAGGATCTGTCAGTCAatcaacaaaataaaaaataagaaaaaattCTATACTATATttaaacttcaaaaaaaaaaaaaaaaaaaaaaaaaagaagcaaaCTCAGCAGTATCagtatttaaatataaatttaacaTTTAACATCACATTTATACATTAGCAATATTAGTCATACAAATATAAATTTACATTAGTTAAACAATGGAAAAAAAATCAACTTCAGATATTTATTATATCATCTGTTAGTGCAGAATTACAGATATACTATGCAAACTGATGACCAAAATACACACATAACACCTCATAACAAGTTAAAACCAAATTTTCTAGTGCAATGTAAGAGGTAATTAGTGTTGGAATCAAAAGGCTCAACAACTCACGAATCAACTTACACATAGGAAGTAAAAATTCGTTAGTTTCATACGCAATCAACTTCAAACTCATGCCTACCAATTAAACCATCAATAAGAAGCCTATCTAGCACAAGTAACATGTCAATTTCATCCCTAACAACAATTTACCCCAAAATGCATAAACCCTAATTTACAAAATCATCAACAATTCGCAACTAAAACATggaaagtattgaattaacaatattAAAGAACAATTATTCAGCATATAATCCGTTAAACGAACAAAAACAAACATCAACTTCCAAAAAAAACTCAGTGTATCTTAACATGGTGACCATTATTTGATTGGAATGATCGTCATTGAATAAGCGGAACGTCTCTATTATATTCCATTCGATGTATTGCTTCTTTTTTTATGCTGTGTTTTTGAGAGTGAAGGAGAGAAGAATGACGGAAAGGAAATGAATATAAAATTACATATATGCATTCTTGAGTTAAGTTGAAATGATAGTAAAACAATGATTAAAAACAAAGGAAAAATAAtcaaaatatattttattttattaagacaTATTTATACAAAAATTGAACATATTATATAAAATCCTAGATTAAACCAATCAAAATCAACATGAAGACGTTAATCTCACAAGTAATAATATGATTGTTATACAttataataattcaatttaaatAATGTAGGTACGAGACTTGATTTCCACCGTAATAGAGTGGATAACTAATAATTTATCAAGCTTGCACATTTTGATGATACCTCTGGTTGATCGCCTCAAATTCTTGTTCATTTGGTTCAGTATATAGAGGTGATTTGGCCCTAATCAGCTCAAAATTGGGCAGATAGTGCCCTATATAAAAAGCTACTTTAATTTCCCTCCTAACCATCCCCTTTCTACTCCTTTCCATTTCCATTGATAAAAAAACTCAAGAATCATTAAATAGTGACTTATCCATTCCTTTCTTCCCCtttctttacaaaaaaaaaaaaaaaacctggaaaacACAGCCTTAGATCGGGTTTTTATTTTATGAACTCCAAAAGAAAACACTAAGGTTTCGATCCATGTATACTCAATTATCTATTTTACccttaactatatataaataatgatataagTTCAACTCCATAAATTAATTTTTTTCTTCGAAAAGCAAACCTTTTATTAAACCATGAAATGAGATAGATACCACCACAAATGACTATAATTACATTCAGACTATAAACTTGATACGATGCAAAGGTTGCATCGCAACTTACCTATGATCAATCTCACAACTATACGAGAAATATTTGTGGGTGATGGATCCAAGAATGCCAATCAAGTGTCTTCGATTTGCATCTCTTTGTGATCCATTCGAAGCTACACACTTGGATCTCATTTAAGGCGACCTGCACATCCAACATTTACCTTTGAAAACCTTTTGGTTCCGTTTCTTCCAAATGAGATAATAACACGACCAAATTAATGCTTGCCAAATAGTTTTACCGAAATCCGAAGAAGCTTGAGTCCAATTATCATTTGCAAGATCATTCAAACTAACACATGTAATTCCACTACGCTCCCACCAATCAAACACTTTACACCATATGTCGTACGTTTGAGGGCAAAGTAACAATGTGTGATCAATGGTTTCGATACTTCCATCACATAACGGACACCGAACCGAATGCAAGTCAACACCCCTCTTGTCAAGTTCCGTCAAAACCGGGATCCTCCTCTTTCTAGCTCTCCAAATGAATATCTCCACTTTCTTAGGCACCAAGCTATTCCTTAACGTCTCGAAGGAGTTTGTACCAACCTTTAGTAGCTTCTCGTTTAACACATCCGTTAAGCTGCTTGTTGTAAAGAAACCACTTAGCTTGCGGACCAGCGCCACCCATCCGGAACATCACGTTTGAAAGGAAACACTTCAAGCATGCTGTTTAGTTGATCAAGTTCACCTAAGGTACGACCGACGGGTTGCGAACCCAACTCCAAACACCAATGTTTTTTGAACCATTCCAAGTGACATGATCCTTCACCGAAACTGTTGCATCATTTTCTAGAACCGCAATATTCGACCAAACAGAAGTGTATGTTCCAACACGCGCATGGTTAGTATCGGTAAGACCACCATTGACTCCATACAGACTCGAAACAACTTTGACCCACAAGGAAGTGGGTTCGGTTTTAaatctccaccaccacttgccgatcaaAGCAAGATTTTTGCTTTTAAGTAACCCCAAATTTAGCCCCCCGTCCCCAAAAGGAAGAAGTATTTCCTCTCATTTTACCGATGGGATTTTAGATTTTttacccgacccgccccaaaagaaattacGCCTCACACTCAAATTTTTTATCACACATGGCGGAGCACGGAAGAGCAACAAGTAGTACAACGGAAGACTATTCAACACCGACTTGATAAGAGTCAATATTCCACCAAATGACACCCAACGCGCTTTCCAATCCGAAAGTCTTGTCTCGAATTTTTTTAACACCGGTTCCCAACTAGCCGCCTTATTCAAATATCCACCCACGGGGAGTCCCAAGTATATGAAAGAGGAGGAATTGGAGAATTTGTTGAAGTTGAAGGGGGAGCATCAGAAGAAATGTGAAAGGGGGAAGGGGATCAattctcatcatcatcattgtcatcATCTTTAGAATCATCAGAATCGGACATCACCACTactaaaataaattatataattataaaaccaAAACTATAATTGAAAATAGCGAATAGGATATGTACTTTTGCTACGCTCGGCAGATTTGGTAGTAGGAGATTTCTTGGCAAGACAATTGTCGCCTTTCTTCTTAATTTTCTCTGGCAGCTTGCCGGATGGCGGTGTATCCACAACGCTGATTTCAGGAGTAGGACCGGTAGAGATATTGTGCTCTGTTCTGAAGTCTTTTCAATTGCTTCTTTAGTCGCAATACTCACATTTGCTGCTTGAATTTCTTCAGCAATTTTTGGCCTCTCAGAAATTGTGATCTTTTGGAGATCACAAgctttaaacatatcaataatcctCATTGTTACTGAAGAAATTGTAAAAATGGAAGAAGAGAGAACACTAACCTTAAGCGCAGTGAAGATAAGTAAAACTTTGTAAGACGTTTCGAAGCAACGAAAAGACGAGTATGTGTAAAAGTGATGAAATGAAGAACTTTCAAAAGTGGGATGGTAAAGGTATAAGAGGTATTTATAAGTCGGTTAAAATATACAAAGGGCCTCAGATAAGGAAACATGTAAGGCCTAGATAAACAAAAGAAATTTACAAAATTAAGTTTGAAACTTAAAATGGTTTATTTCAAAAAAGAAACGTTTTAAATAGTTTAATCAACCGCCAATAGATatgattacaattacaattacaattcttatcatatgacaaaaaaaaaaaaaaaaaaatacagcgaGTGTTATTTTCTCAAGAACATAAAAAAGCATAATATTTTTGTATAGTTTAATGAttatattttttacaaaaatataaacaTCGGACTAGAGAACTTAATGGTGTGCCCTATGGTTTACTAAAATATAAACatcaaactgggggacttaatggtaCACTCTATGGTTTGCACGCATAAAAGTCTTTACATGATGAAAGAGATGCTTAAAAGACATGAAAAGCGACATTGAAGACATTTATGGATAAATATGTCCAGCATTCTCCGGcaaaaaacatataataacaattcaaGCCGCCCAGTGTTTTGTGTAACCTTGAAGGGTGCTGTTTATGCTCAAACCCTAAAAAGAACACATGAGATGCACACATGCCACGTCAGCATAAAGTGCAAAGAATGGTAGCGTGGCACGTGTCTCCAAACATTCCGGAGCACTCATACATATAAATAAGCCACCTAGGTCATCACTTTTGAGACACGTGGACTTCTGACTgagaacactctctctctctctctaacatAGTATATTCTCACTATAGAACTTGAAGACTTAACCGCATAACATTAGACGGACCAACTCGTAGTTTGTCCCAAGAGTAATAGTCAATCGGCAATTTACCTCACCAGCTAAAGAGTTCCAGGCTTGCTCATACTTGTAATCCGCTGGCAGTAAATAGGTATCATCAGTAAACAATAGGTATCATCAGTAAACATTAAGATGTCTCAAAACACATAACATAAACCAATATCTTGATGTAAAATAAAGTCATGAACACCTAGATCGGCATGTTCAAATGGGGTGTC
This window of the Rutidosis leptorrhynchoides isolate AG116_Rl617_1_P2 chromosome 7, CSIRO_AGI_Rlap_v1, whole genome shotgun sequence genome carries:
- the LOC139860300 gene encoding uncharacterized protein; the protein is MMIPEESSSSSSILSESKLGFDSAKSLPPECPLHWRVDIDLLMSAGLYDKVDNILKQQYYLQPNANGDGTDNEFDEWMNLVFSDAPVSHELCHEFHSSFKLKENLEDMNDKEFMTFKLGGRPHQMSLEDFTMCLTIYYPEDLREQHVRDYIMSGTRVSDAINDGFDAINVWKKFSSSSSWSHHNGDVDFMSIDMDDDDDVEFRLIHMLLARCIFHRTKDLDKVYLSDLWYMEQIRSKTQVNIPYCVAYYLKHFAVTTGGDGQRIICGGHFVSLIARHLGLFEYDVQTVGNDKLYCGLITCGQYRKAKIISVSVFGKNVTRFTPGIDELPDDDDNDVHYDDISEVEEENPVSRKKKKKKKNYGGICKILMARIVDHEEVEVTKKIIEDYVQKNQLSKNQLAEIDEHFAQIESQLHSVRSTIRDLAGTSLAT